TGAACAGAGAAAGACCTTCAAATTCCAGTtcaaatttaaactttaaaactgcAATTCGAATTGGAATGTAaagaagtagaattaaaatgaactgaaatttaaaaagtaaaacgaAACTCTGAATAGTGGTTtcacaaatgttttgaaaaaagtataaaaCGCTTGAAGGTTTATAGACCTTATGGACAGAATGAAtgatagataaaatgatagaatgacagaacaatagaatgatagaatgatagattgatagatagatagatagatagatagatagatagatagatagatagatagatagaatgattgAACAACAGACTGAATGATAAAAtgatagacagaacaatagaacGATAGATTGAACAataaaatgatggatggatggattatagatagatagatagatagatagatagatagatagatagatagatagatagatagatagatagacaaatgacagatgaatgataaaacaatacaataaaatgatagacagaatgatagagtGAATGACAGACTGGAATGATAAAATGATTAACAGAACAATGGATCgaacaataaaatgacaaatagaaTGACAGACTgaatgacagaacgatagatTGAACGATAGAATGACTCaatgataaaaatgacagaatgacagattGAACAATAAAACAGTGGAACAATAGACTGACCAATAAAACGATAGACAGAACAACTGAAAGATAAAATGATACAACGATAGAATGTACAATCGAACGATAGATTGAATGATAGACTGAACGATTGTATTTTTTGTGATGACAAATTGAATGATAAAACGAGagaatgacagaacaacagacagacacactctctctctgtttttctgtttttttctattgttttgggtatgttttttttgtgtgtgttttttgaaaaagggtttttttttgggacacCAGAGCAAATAAAGAGCAGTCAGACGTCTCGTCTTTCATGTCTCACTGTCTCTCGTTCATTACTGACCTCCAAACATGAGGAACTGGAGGTGCAGCTCCACCTGCTGAGGTCAGATGGGCACCGCAGAACAATGCAGTCAAGGTCAGAAAGCCCAGGATGTATCAATCCCACTCTCAGAGCGCTCAAGCAAGGATTCAGAAGGGTCACAGTGCAGAAACTGAGACGCCAGACCATGTGCTTTCTTCAGCAATTACAGGGGCTGGATTTACAAAATCGTTAAATAGGAAAGACAAGTCACAAAACTAATCACTTTACTATCTGTGTTATTTCTCCAACACAGAAATGAGATGAATGATCCAAAGTAGACTctcaaaagagatctcaacaatgacTCAAACTTACTCCGATTTGCCAAGacaagtctgcaatcaaaagtgtGCGATCAAAATATGAACTCATCAAAtgtattaaaaggaaaaaaaatcggAACTATGCAGATTTGCCAAGacaagtctgcaatcaaaagtgtGCGATCAAAATATGAACTCATCAATATCAAGCCGGTCAATTAAGATGCTGTGTCTCTGCTGTATCAATAGATCGGCACCGCTATTATGTATTCCAAggacaaaatgaaaaaagtgtgTGTTACCTGGGACAGGTATAAGGATTATTTCCCTCCACTTTTTGAATGCGCCACGTCATCACCGGAGTACCTGCTGCTAGTGAAACGCCACGGCAGGAGAAGGAAGAGGGGATCGCGGTCTGGTGTACAGTCCAGGCAGAGAAAACAAGGAGGTCAAACATCATGGTTCGACGGGTCCAGATCTGTCGGAGCCGAGCGGTGCCTTCGTCTGGTTCCAGTCAGTGAGCCGGACATGGGGGAGTTCGAACCGTGCACCTCCCGGCCTCTCTCCACGTCTCTCTGATCGGATCTTTCCAAACCGGCTGGCCCGGATCCATCGCTCCGCTGTTTTGAGCCATGTCTACGAGCCACTCACGATTATTGATAATGCTCTGGCTATGCCGAGGTGTCCCACTGGTCAGCGCGCACTTCCTGTCCATTGCGCGCGGCAAACACGGTTTGCTTTACTGAATGCCCGCTCTATATCAAACAAGGGACTTTATCTGGGAGACTTGTTCACAAACGGAAGTCTTGATTTCATGGCCCTCACTGAGACGTGGCAGCGGGAACAGGAATACtatcatttaaatgaactgtgtCCTCCGGACTGCTCCGTACTTGGAACTCCACGGGTTGCGCGGCGAGGAGGCGGCCTCGCACTCATCCACAGAAACTGCTTTCGCTGTAGGCTTACGAAGTCGGAGCCTTTCAACTCATTTGAGCTTCAAATGACAAAGGTTGGAAATACTGActtcttttattgtattttaatttaccGACCTCCCGGTCCTGCACAAAAGTTCTTAGAcgagttttcagattttttatctACGATTATTAAattagataaagttttaattcttGGTGATTTTAATTTCCACATTGACGATCCCTTTTGTAATGCAGCGTCTGAGTTTTTAACACTTACAGACTCTTTTAATTTAAAGCAACATGTTTCTGGTCCTACACACAAAAAAGGCCACACCTTAGATCTTGTTTTCTCCTTTGGCCTAGACATAAACTGCCTGAATGTTGTGGATATTCATGTGACTGACCATTGCTGTATATACTTTAATGTGTCTTGTAATGTGGTCAGTGATGCTCATACAGTGGTGTCCAAAAGGCGTATTATAAATCAAAAAGTTATTGAaaatttttcagatttctttCAGCCCAAATTCTTTGAGGATTATACTGATGCAGAACCCCTTGTTAATCACTTCAATGACCATTGCCTTTCTGCTCTGGACATAGTGGCCCCTGTAAAGCACAAAACAACTTCTCCTAAAAATCCTTGTCCCTGGTTAAATGAGGAAATTGCTTCCTCTAGGAGAATATGTCGTAAGGTAGAGCGTTTGTGGAAATCCACTAACTTGGAAGTGCACAGACTACATTTAAAGGAGCTTATTGTTTTTCTAAACGAAATGATGAAGCAGGCCAGatctaagtattttttttaatcttgtaaaCCAGAATAAGAGAAACCCTAAAGTTGTCTCTGATACTATTCAGAATATTGTTTGAAATTTTGTTAAATTGGTGAATGAGTTTCTGCTATGATTTATAATTCACAATGTATTCTACTTACCTTATGAAagtgtattgtatttaaaatctAGTGTAAAAGCATCTGATGAGAGCCCAATTGTGGTAGCTACCCCAAATTGCTCCTGGGCTAACTTTTCTGTCGTCTCATTAGATGATGTCATGATCTTACTTAAAAAGATGAAGCCATCCTCTTGCCCATTGGATATATTACCAACATCCATGTTTGTTAAAGTAATAGATCTTGTTGGTCCCATTGTTgtcaaaattattaacatttcactttccactgggatCGTCCCAAATTTTTATAAACAGGTAGTGATAAGCcccattttaaaaaagcccaatTTGGATCCAGCGAAACATTGCAATTATAGGCCAATATCTAAACTGCCTTTTCTTTCAAAAGTCTTGGAGAAAGTAGTAGCTGAGCAACTGACAGCTTTTCTAAGTAACAATGGCCTCCTGGATAAGTATCAGTCTGGCTTTAGAAAGATGCACTCTACCGAGACTGCTCTCCTCAAAGTATCTAACGAAGTCCAAATGGCGGCCGACTCAGGAAGATACTCAGTATTGGTTTTATTGGATTTATCATCAGCCTTCGATACAGTGGACCACAAAATACTGTTACATAGATTGGAAAATGAGTTTGGTGTGGCTGGGCccgttttaaaatggttttcctCTTACCTGAGCgatataactttttttgtatatgtaaatGATATATTGTCTGAATCCACTCCATTCTTGAATGGTGTCCCCCAGGGATCTGTCCTGGGTCcacttctgtttttactgtacattaccCCTCttggaaatattttgaaacattttaacaatgtgtcataccatttttatgctgatgacataCAATTGTATTGCTCGTTTAATGATTCTGAGTTCCACAAACTAACAGATTTATTGAATTGTATATCTTGTGTTAAATCGTGGCTTGCTAGTAACTGTCTCCAATTAAACTCAAAAAAGACTGAAACCCTGATTATATAGCCCCAGACAACAAAATTCCATCAATTGTCCAACACCTTGGTTCTCTGAGCTCCACTGTCCAGTCGAGCATCAGAAATCTAGGTGTCTGGTTTGACCAATCGTTGTCTTTGGACTGCCATTCGAGACTTCTGGTCAGAAATTGTTTTTATCACCTAAGAAATATTGCTAAATTGAGGATGATTTTAACGGACTCTGATCTTGAGAtggttattcatgcttttatttcttcatGTTTAGATTATTGTAACTCTCTTTTTACTTTTCTTAACAAATCTGCTCTAAATCGTCTCCAAATggtacaaaatgctgctgcaaggCTTTTAACAGGATCTGGCAGACGGGCTCACATCAACCCTATTTTGTCCTCCCTACACTGGCTACCTATCAAATTTcgcattgattttaaaatattagttttaactTTTAGAGCTTTAAATGGTCAGGCCCCACAATACATCACTGACTTGCTATGCACATACTCCCCAGGTCGTTCCCTTCGATCAGCAGGCCAAAGTCTTTTAATTGTCCCAAAGACTTGTTATAAAACCCGGGGAGATCTGTCCTTTGAGGCTGTAGCCCCCAGACTGTGGAACGCCCTGCCTTTGTTCCTCCGTGTGGCTGATTCTGTTGAGTCCTTTAAAAGGCAACTCAAGACACTGTTATTTAAACAAGCTTTTAGCTGATTGGGCTTAAGTTTactttgtgactttttatttgttttaattttatttgtatattaatgtgtATTACGCCCCGCGTCTAGGGGTAGTAGGAAAAGACTCAGgtttattttttgacttttttttttttttaactttgtgtcagAAATGAGATGAATGATCCAAAGTAGACTctcaaaagagatctcaacaatgacTCCAAACTTACTTCACGTTTGCCAAGacaagtctgcaatcaaaagtgtGCGATCAAAATATGAACTCATCAAAtgtattaaaaggaaaaaaaatcggaactatgcatgcattttatttaaatacaaatatttctatgcattatatatataaattatactctTTCCTTAAAAGAGtgtcattgaaaaataaataaaaattaagtctCATACagtatcatttaaatattataatgtatacatGTATTGTTGTCATTTAAATACTATAggatttattaatatatacactgtaaaaaagggCACAGTGTACTGTATTGATATAaagaaattttcctttttttacacTGGTGTTTTACCTGCATTTAAATTTTGCACTAGTATTTTGAACATTTGTTCagagattttttatttctttgatgtgCATAAATGTATCTATTTCATGGactacttatatatttttattttttttgtgtgtgtgtgtgtccttttggAGTCTccaagtgtccttttttggaaagacatctaaatttatcttgaaaaaactTTTGAGAAAATCACCCTTCAATGTTTTGGTTTACTTTGTTGAATATAGCAACTAATGACAAAGTGAACTTGTTAAAAGATAAATGGTTTATTGCTTAATTTCATGATACGTGTGTgattaatctgaataaaaatgttaatctaCTGACAGcccatccatatatatatataatatatatataatatactatatatatatatatatacacactcacacacaacaatGTATCTTTTACTCATatcttaatgaaatattttaatattttttataaaggtatttatgatttataagcaTTTCAATACTTTCAATATTTGCCATAACTGAGAACTCCATCACATCTCATGAGCAGATGTCATGTTTTACTCAGGTTTGGGTTTTATTATGAGTTTGTTATTTGACCAGTCATGGACaatataagaacaaaaaaatttgAGTAATTCATCACGTCCTTGTTGAAAAGTTGAGCTCATCTGGTTGATTGATGTGAGAGTGACTGTTTAAGGATCAAATCGCTTGATCTGCACTGAATTCAAGAGTCTGCTATCAAAAGCACACAGATCTGCAGTGAAAGGTCACCCGTGGAGAGCAGTTATATGACAtgctgtctttttttaattatcagaaaTGGACTACAGGGGACAAACTTGACCTTTACTACCTGTGGTACATTAAAGCACAGCTGCGCTGCTGTGGTGCGTCGTTCTGCGTCATTCTGCTGTAATGAGCCACGGCGACAGCTGACCTTTAGTGCTCCACAGGCTGCTGTCACAGAACTCTCAGCAGTCATTTAGTTAAAACAACACAGAGGAGTTACACACTGGAGTATATTTATGCAGCTGGAGAAATACATGACAAAACCGCAAAGTCTGATACAGAATTTGTTCAAT
This portion of the Cyprinus carpio isolate SPL01 chromosome A20, ASM1834038v1, whole genome shotgun sequence genome encodes:
- the LOC122149031 gene encoding uncharacterized protein LOC122149031, which encodes MPRCPTGQRALPVHCARQTRFALLNARSISNKGLYLGDLFTNGSLDFMALTETWQREQEYYHLNELCPPDCSVLGTPRVARRGGGLALIHRNCFRCRLTKSEPFNSFELQMTKVGNTDFFYCILIYRPPGPAQKFLDEFSDFLSTIIKLDKVLILGDFNFHIDDPFCNAASEFLTLTDSFNLKQHVSGPTHKKGHTLDLVFSFGLDINCLNVVDIHVTDHCCIYFNVSCNVVSDAHTVVSKRRIINQKVIENFSDFFQPKFFEDYTDAEPLVNHFNDHCLSALDIVAPVKHKTTSPKNPCPWLNEEIASSRRICRKVERLWKSTNLEVHRLHLKELIVFLNEMMKQARSKYFF